TTGATGCCAAACGCATTGCTCTATATGGGTATCGATTAAAAGAAGAACTTAAACCCAGTAAGCTACCTAAAAGAAGTATATTACAACTAAAAAGTCTCTTATCTTTAAGGACAAAACTTAACAAACAAAGAGCTGGTTTTAAAGTTACTTTGAAAGAACAAAAAAGAATTTATAAAGCAAAAGAGTATAAAATAATCTTTGACGTTCAACAAAAAATGATTGCAGAACTAACCAAACAAATACACAAGATTAATACTCAAATGCAAGCTATTATTGACCAAAATATAATGTTAAAAGAAACCTATAAACTTGTTACTAGTGTTAAAGGTATAGGAATGCAAACTGCTATAATGATGATTGTGTTTACTGACAATTTTTCAAAATTTGAAAACTGGAGAAAGTTTGCCTCTTATTGTGGTGTTGCTCCTTTTCCTTACCAATCTGGAACTAGTATTAAAGGACGTACAAAAGTCTCTCATTTGGCTAATAAAAAATTGAAAGCAATTATTAATATGTGCGCTATTTCTGCTATACAACATAACCCAGAAATGAAATTATACTATCATAAAAGAATAAAACAAGGCAAAAGTAAAATGAGTACCGTTAACATTATTAGAAACAAATTAATAGCAAGAGTGTTTGCCGTTGTCAAACGACAAACACCCTATGTAGATACTTTTAAATTTGCTGCATAAATTAGTAAAAATAATATCTCAACTTTTACTTGTTTTTATCATAGAATACGGGGTGGTACAATCAAAGGACTCTCCCTGGAAAAGTAAATCCGGAATGGTTATGATTTCATTTTTACATGTAGGGCATGAAATGTTCAATTGTTTCATGGAGTTAAGATTTTTTGATAACGGATTATTCAATAGTAATATGGTTTGTCAAATACTCATGATGAGCTTTCGTAGTGATAGTGTTAGTTAACCTGCCCTCATGACGAGGGCAGATTAGTTTAGCTATAGTGTATATCCTATTTAGGCATTTCAATAGGATCTATTGAGTTGGCAAATACATCTATAATGGTTTTTACACCATCCGGAAGCGGTATTTGTCCGGCATGTACTTTTACATCATACTCTGCGGAATTACTTTTTTCATAATGAGAATTTTCACTAAAAGTAGAATCCGAAGAATACGAAACACTTCCTTTTACTTCCGCACTAAAAACTCCGTAACCGATTTTTGCGGAAAAACTTCCCTCTCCGGAAAATTTATCAGCTTCTTCTTTGGAAGTTTCCTCTCCGTAAGAAGATTTTACTTCCATATGAAATGCAATGTCCACATTATCCACAGCTAAAGAATTTAAAGGTAAAATAGTTAATATGGGTAGGTTGAATGTGGTACTTACTTCTTCATAAGTAGGTTCGCCACTGTCATTTACACCTAAAACCCCTCTGGTTAAACTCATCTTAATGAGAATAGGGGTATAGTTTTCATCTTTTCCTTCAGCCGTACCTGTTTTTTGAAAACAAGTATCCAAAAGAAATTTGGTTTGTGTAATTGCCATAGCATTGTTTGCGTCTGCTGCTGCCATCAAGGGACCTCCAATCAGGTCTTTCATTGGCAGCCCGTTAAATTGCTCTGCCATTGAGACTAAGGCTTTCTCATTTGCCATAATATTTAGTTTTAGTATTAATTGTTCTTACTCTGTTTATTATTAGGATTTTCAGATTCCTCCTTTTGTGTAACCCGAACTGACAGATAGTAGCTACTCGATTAAATATCACGATTTGATTACCGTACAAATTTGCAATGAAGGTGGGTTACATATATTAGGGGAAATACCAATCTTTTAAAAATTAGAGCATATACCTTTGTGGAAGTAGTAACCGGTATAAATCTATTTTATTTAATTTTTTTTATAAAAAATTAAATAAAAATATATAGCCAGACCAATATAGAATGTCATCATTCGGGTTTAAAAACCTATCGACTCTGGAATCAAGAACCATGACTATCTTGATTCTTATACCAGTTATTATTTTACGATAATTTCAAGTGATAAGTGGTATTGATTCCAGTAGCGTAGCGATCTTGTTTTAAAATTTATCTACATATTTTAATATATGTCAAGTTTTTGATTTAAGAGCTACAAATATAGGATACAAAAAGTGTCAAATTATTGCAAAATAAGCCTATAATAATTCAAAGTTTGTATTGGTATTTGGTGAGTCGTTTATCTCCGAATTTGGTTAAAATATTTTGCTCTGTTGCCCATTTTAAATCTCGGCTTGCGGTGGCTTGGCTTATCTCTTTGAAGTTTTGTAAGTAGTCTTTTCGGCTAAATTCATTAGAGCCTATAACATCTTTGTATAACTCAATTCTATTTTCGGTTGTTAGTGTTCTATTGGGGGTTTTGAGTAAGTTTTCCAAGGATTGGAGTATAATACCTAACATAAACTCGATAAAAGGGGTAGCACTCCCCATTTTATCCGATTGACTTAATACATTGTAGTATTCTGCTTGGTTTTCTTTGATAAGACTTTCAACAGGTAAATATTCAAATACCGGATATTCTTGCATTAAAATTAGGGTTTGCCACAATCTATAATTTCCCCCAAAAATCGGACAGTAATTTAAGTTAGATTTTTAATTATAAATTTACTGTATCATGAGTAGAAGAAGATTCACATCAGAGTTTAAATTCAAGGTGTTTTTAGAATCCTTGAGCGAGCGTTATACGATTCAAGAGTTGGGTTCGTAAATATGATATCCATCCAACCCAAATTACCAATTGGAAGGCTCAATTTTTAAAGAATGGTCAAGCTGTATTTGATGATCGTCCGGTAAAGGATTCAAAAACAGAGTCATAAGAGAAAGAAGATCGTTATTTAAAGAAGATCGGTCAGCAAAAGATGGAGATTGATTTTTTAAAGAAAGCCTTGTCATGAATAAGAGTTCAAAACAGCGTAAAGAACAGGTTGACAAGGCAAGTAAGCTGTCTATTGTAAAGCAATGTGATTTATTACAAATTCATCGTAGTAGTGTGTATTACATTCCAAAGGGAGAGAGTTCATTGAATCTGGAGATCATGAGATTGATAGATGAGGAGCATCTGCTTCACCCATGGCTTGGAGTTCCTCGTATAACTACTTGGCTCAATATGGATAAGGGTTATAAGATCAACAAAAAGCGCATAGAACGCCTTTACAGACTCATGGGGTTGTCTGCCGTTGGCCCCAATCCTAATACTTCCAAAAGAGGTAAAGGGCTTTGCATAGAATCTATAAGTACCTGTTGAGTAAGTTAAAGATTAGACATTCCAATCAAGTGTGGGCAATGGATATTACCTACATTCCAGTTCAGGGAGGGTATTTGTATTTATGTGCTATTATAGACCTTTACAGTCGTTATGTAGTGGGTTGGTCATTATCCAACACGATGACAAGTAACCGGTGCAGAGAAACCTTACAAGAGGCTATTGAAAAACATGGAAAACCAGAGATTCTCAATACAGATAAGGGGAGTCAGTTTACTGCCTATGAGTTCTGCGATTGGGTAACTCATCCTGATAGAGCCATCAAGCTCAGTATGGATGGTAAAGGAAGAGCTATTGATAATATTTTCATTGAACGATTATGGCGTAGTGTCAAATACGAACATGTATATTTGTTTCCAGCTAGTGACGGTAGAGAATGTTATAGAGGTTTAAAGGAGTATTTCGAGTATTACAATACACAAAGAAGGCATCAAAGTATCGGTAATCAACATCCTCAAACCATTTATCAACAAACCCTAAAAATAGCAGCATGAGATATGATGATACTTTGGGGAGTTATTCACAAAAAATGAGAGTTATCAGCCTCCACCCGGACCCCCTCTTTCAAGGGTCAACGACAATTTATGGGGATTGATTATTTTAGATGCATAAAAAAAGACGATGCATTTAGAATTATTAGCATCTATCCTCCCTCAAGATTTATTACTTCATTTTGATATTGTATTTTTTGAAGAATTAGGAGATATTTCAGTTAAAAAGGATGCTTTTCACATTTATTTAGAAGAGAAGAATATTCTACCAGAGGGTTACTCAAAGGGTAATTATGAGTCCAAAGGTTTTATTAGCAGTAAACAGATTCAAGATTTTCCCATACGCGGTAAAGCAGTTTATCTACATATAAAAACAAGACGATGGCGAGATAAGAAGACTAAAAAGGGAGCGATTAAAAATGATTATTCATTCATTGCAGAAGGTTCTAAATTAACGTCAGAACTTTCTGATTTTTTAAAAGCTACAGGTAGAGGCCCGAGAAGATACGATCAGTAATATAGCGAGTTATTACGGTATTTACCCACGAACTTTACAACGCCATTATAAGAAACAGATAAGTGGGTTTGATAGTTGGAATCAAAAGCCCCATTGTGAAGATTATCTTATTTATCCGAAGAATATAGGAGAGTATTTAAGTCTTGATGAAGTAAGTCTATCTAAAGGTGAACTTTATACCTATTTGACCAACAAGAACGGACGAAGTAAACAAGGAACTTTAGTGGCTTGTGTAAAAGGAATTAAAAGTGATGATATTATTACTGCTATTGAAAGAATACCCTTAGAACAACGCAAACAAGTCAAAGAAGTAACTTTAGATATGGCAAATAATATGAATTTAACAGCTAAGATTTGTTTTCCAAATGCTAAAATTGTTACCGATAGATTTCATGTGGTAAAACTGGTAACAGAAGCTTTACAGCATGTTAGAGTACAGCATCGGTGGAAAGCAATAGAAGATGAAAACAAAGCGATTGAAGCTGCTAAAAAAGCAAGGAAGAAACACAAACCCATAGTGCTATCTAATGGTGATACAAAAAAGCAACTTTTGGCTAGAAGTAGATATATTTTAGCTAAAAAGACAAACGATTGGACACCTAATCAAAAACAAAGAGCAGAATTATTATGTAATCTTTATCCAAACATCCAACAAGCCTATAAACACACTTTAGAATTTAGAAGCATTTATCAAGAAAAATGTAAAGTAAAAGCCAAACAACGATTTGAACATTGGTTTGAGGATACAGAAAAATTGGAATTTAAAAATTTCAATACAGCAATGAACAGTATTAAACATCATTTTAATACCATCTTAAACTTTTTTGACAATAGGAATACAAATGCAAATGCAGAGTCTTTTAATTCAAAAATAAAACTCTTTAGAGCCAATCTGGACTTGCTACATTTAGAGTGACAAAGAGTTAAGCTAATTTTATCTAAAATAACTTAACCATATGAAACGAAGAAAATACAGTAAAGAGTTTAAAATTAAAGCAGTAGAATTAAGCAATGTACGAGGTAACACAAAGCAGATTGCCATGGAATTGGGAATCAGTGCAGATCTTATTTACAGATGGCGTAGAGAATTAGAACAGCGTCCTGATTTAGCTTTTAGCGGTAATGGCGTCAAACAACTCACAGAAGATCAGAAAGAGTTAGAGCGATTACGTAAACAGCTCAAGGATGTTACCATGGAGCGGGATATCTTAAAAAAGGCCGTGAGCATCTTCTCCAAGAGCGATCGGAAGTATTGAAATTTATCAAAGATTACAGTAGAGAATATCCGGTTGGGAAGATGTGTAAAATTTTTAAAATTAGTAGAAACAGTTATTACAGGAGTAAGAATTATGTTCCATCAGATAGAGATGGAAAAAATCGTATGCTACTCTCTGAGATTCACCGTATCTGTGAGCGAAGTAAATCTACTTATGGAAGTCCTAGAATTACAGAGGAACTCAAAGCTAAAGGGTTTAAAGTATCTAGGTCTAGGGTAGCACGATTGATGAAAAAACACGGGATTAAAGCAGTTCGTAAAAAGAAATTTGTTGTCACGACAGATTCTAAGCATCAATATCCGGTAGCTGATAATGTATTGGATAGAGATTTTAGAGCTACCGCTGCTGCACAGAAATGGGTTTCTGATATTACCTATTTAAAGACTGCACAAGGATGGCTGTACTTAACGGTAATTATTGACCTGTTTGATCGTAAAGTCATTGGTTGGTCTTTGAGCAATGGACTCAAAGCAAGACAAACTATCATTGCTGCATGGAGAATGGCTGTAAACAACAGAATGCCTTGTGAAGGTATGATTTTTCATTCTGATCGAGGTGTACAATACGCATCTCATGCGTTTGTTAATATCCTTAAAAGTTATCATGTAACACCCAGTATGAGTAGAAAAGGAAACTGTTGGGATAATGCAGTAGCTGAATCTTTTTTTAAAACAATCAAAACAGAACTAATGATAGACAATAAGTTTATATCCAACAAAAGTCTTCAAATTAAAGTCTTTGAATACATAGAAACTTGGTACAACAGATACAGAAGACATTCTGCTCTTGGTTACAAAAATATCATCGAATTTGAAAAATTATATCAAATCAAAAATGTAGCTTAACTTTTTGTACCATTTTTTGTTGCATATCCAATCAAAGAGGCGTAAGAGATACACAATTTTTCCTCTTTAGGCTTGAAAAATTATTCGCTTAATCCCCATAAAATTTACTTGAGCCTCTTTCAACATCATTATCTCATTTAAGTTTTAATAAAATCTGTCCTATCAATGGGGGGAATTATAGTTTTTCCAAACCAACCAACCATTATTACTGCTTCCTATGCAAAAATCGGCAGCAGTACTGGGACTTTTAAACGTATAGTCTGTTTTGAGGGTAATACTACCTTGTACGGTTTCTGTATATTCTTCAATGAAGTGATTGCGTTTATCTTCCCAACCAAAAGATTGGACAACAGTAGCGGCAATTATACTTCCTTTTAAGACTGTAAACCCATTTTCATTATAAAAGCCTTGTGCATCTGATTTTCGCCCCTTTGTGTAGAATATTTCGTAAGCATTGTTGGTATTACTATTGGATTTAAAAATGGTAAAACCTGTAAATTCTGTAATAAACTTAATATCATTAAAGAAATCATGTAAGGTATCTATTGAGTGGCGTTGTAGTTTAAGTTGTTTAGGGTTTTGTTCATTTTCTTCCGTATTGTAATTGTTTATTTCTCTTGCGTGATGAAAGATTTCATTGTGTGATTTAGAAAGCTGGTTTTATGTTAATTATGGGATAATTTTTTTTTTTAAGAAAGCTAATTATTTCTGCTTAAGCTGATTTTTTGAAACATCAGAAAACCCTTTTTCTAGTTGTCCAACGTTAGTTGAATTATTAATTTTAAGAACTTGCTTTTTAATATTTTTTTGAATTATTGATTCTAACTGTTTGTTGTTATTAACTTTGGTAGCCAGATAGATGTATAATTTTATTAAGTTATTAAGGATGTTTGTTTTAGAACTCCTATTTTCAGTAATTCAATTATTTCTGCTATGTACTTATGATTATTTTTTAGATTTAAATCAATAAGCGAAAAATACAAGATTAATAGTTTGAGTTCGTTTTCCTTAGGTTTTTGTTTAAGTGTGTTAATTTTCTCAATCAGAATACTTTCAAGATTATTTTGGACAACAGCGTCATAAAAAAATGTCTGAATAACGATAGGAACGAACTGTATCAATAATTTCATCAATTCATCTTCACTTGTTTTTTCAGGAATTAGCTCTAGGTTATCATCTTCTATCTCTTCAATAATTTCAAAACCAAGTACA
This window of the Flavobacteriaceae bacterium genome carries:
- a CDS encoding transposase, with the translated sequence MKTNEIIGIDVSKLLIDVCIYSKQIVQQFENSKSGFKLMLKWSFKNSSFSKEETMFVFEHTGMYSHLLSVSLTEQKLSFFIASGLEIKRSIGIARGKDDQIDAKRIALYGYRLKEELKPSKLPKRSILQLKSLLSLRTKLNKQRAGFKVTLKEQKRIYKAKEYKIIFDVQQKMIAELTKQIHKINTQMQAIIDQNIMLKETYKLVTSVKGIGMQTAIMMIVFTDNFSKFENWRKFASYCGVAPFPYQSGTSIKGRTKVSHLANKKLKAIINMCAISAIQHNPEMKLYYHKRIKQGKSKMSTVNIIRNKLIARVFAVVKRQTPYVDTFKFAA
- a CDS encoding IS3 family transposase (programmed frameshift) encodes the protein MKRRKYSKEFKIKAVELSNVRGNTKQIAMELGISADLIYRWRRELEQRPDLAFSGNGVKQLTEDQKELERLRKQLKDVTMERDNLKKGREHLLQERSEVLKFIKDYSREYPVGKMCKIFKISRNSYYRSKNYVPSDRDGKNRMLLSEIHRICERSKSTYGSPRITEELKAKGFKVSRSRVARLMKKHGIKAVRKKKFVVTTDSKHQYPVADNVLDRDFRATAAAQKWVSDITYLKTAQGWLYLTVIIDLFDRKVIGWSLSNGLKARQTIIAAWRMAVNNRMPCEGMIFHSDRGVQYASHAFVNILKSYHVTPSMSRKGNCWDNAVAESFFKTIKTELMIDNKFISNKSLQIKVFEYIETWYNRYRRHSALGYKNIIEFEKLYQIKNVA
- a CDS encoding IS3 family transposase, whose amino-acid sequence is MNKSSKQRKEQVDKASKLSIVKQCDLLQIHRSSVYYIPKGESSLNLEIMRLIDEEHLLHPWLGVPRITTWLNMDKGYKINKKRIERLYRLMGLSAVGPNPNTSKRGKGLCIESISTC
- a CDS encoding DUF2589 domain-containing protein, whose translation is MAEQFNGLPMKDLIGGPLMAAADANNAMAITQTKFLLDTCFQKTGTAEGKDENYTPILIKMSLTRGVLGVNDSGEPTYEEVSTTFNLPILTILPLNSLAVDNVDIAFHMEVKSSYGEETSKEEADKFSGEGSFSAKIGYGVFSAEVKGSVSYSSDSTFSENSHYEKSNSAEYDVKVHAGQIPLPDGVKTIIDVFANSIDPIEMPK
- a CDS encoding DDE transposase encodes the protein MSGFDSWNQKPHCEDYLIYPKNIGEYLSLDEVSLSKGELYTYLTNKNGRSKQGTLVACVKGIKSDDIITAIERIPLEQRKQVKEVTLDMANNMNLTAKICFPNAKIVTDRFHVVKLVTEALQHVRVQHRWKAIEDENKAIEAAKKARKKHKPIVLSNGDTKKQLLARSRYILAKKTNDWTPNQKQRAELLCNLYPNIQQAYKHTLEFRSIYQEKCKVKAKQRFEHWFEDTEKLEFKNFNTAMNSIKHHFNTILNFFDNRNTNANAESFNSKIKLFRANLDLLHLE
- a CDS encoding IS3 family transposase; this encodes MSKLKIRHSNQVWAMDITYIPVQGGYLYLCAIIDLYSRYVVGWSLSNTMTSNRCRETLQEAIEKHGKPEILNTDKGSQFTAYEFCDWVTHPDRAIKLSMDGKGRAIDNIFIERLWRSVKYEHVYLFPASDGRECYRGLKEYFEYYNTQRRHQSIGNQHPQTIYQQTLKIAA
- a CDS encoding DUF4357 domain-containing protein encodes the protein MFHHAREINNYNTEENEQNPKQLKLQRHSIDTLHDFFNDIKFITEFTGFTIFKSNSNTNNAYEIFYTKGRKSDAQGFYNENGFTVLKGSIIAATVVQSFGWEDKRNHFIEEYTETVQGSITLKTDYTFKSPSTAADFCIGSSNNGWLVWKNYNSPH